The genomic segment CAACCAACATGGCGGGCCGCGGCACGGACATAGTCTTAGGCGGCAATCCTGAAGGCCTTGCCAAAGACATGCTGGCGGACAAAAAAGACTACACTGACGAAGATTACGTGAAAACACTTGAGAAGGCCAAAGAACTCTGCAAACAGGACAGGGAAAAGGTCATCTCCGCCGGGGGCCTGCACATACTCGGGACCGAGAGGCACGAATCAAGAAGAATAGACAACCAGTTGAGAGGGCGTTCAGGGCGGCAGGGAGACCCTGGTTCGTCGCGTTTCTATCTCTCCCTTGAAGACGATCTGATGAGGATATTCGGCTCGGACAGGATATCCGGCCTTATGGGCAAATTGGGCATGGAGGAAGACCAGCCCATAGAACACAAATGGATCACAAAGGCGATAGAGACCTCGCAGAAGAGGGTTGAAGCGCACAATTTCGATATCAGAAAACACCTGCTTGAATATGATGATGTCAACAACAAGCAGAGGACGGAGATCTATTCATTCAGGCGCGAGATACTCTCAAGCGACGATCACAAAGACAAGATAATGGAGATGCTTGAAAACGTGCTTGACGATGTCCTCCCCGTTTATTGTCCCGAGAACAAACATTCAGAGGAATGGAATATAAAAGGGCTCCGCGACGCTCTTTACGGTCAGTTCTCCGTCTATCCCGAAATAGAGGCAAAGCCCATTGAAGCGCTTCGCGAAGAACTGCTTGAATTGATAAAGCAGGCGTATGAGAAGAAGGAACAGGAGATCGGCTCCGGGACCTTCAGGTACCTCGAAAAGATGATACTGCTGCAGGTCCTCGATACCCAGTGGAAGGACCACCTCCTGAGCATGGACCATTTGAAAGAAGGCGTGGGGCTTCGCGGATACGGCCAGAGAGACCCGCTGGTGGAATACAAGAAAGAGGCCTTTGAGATCTTTTCCGACCTAAGCAGCAGGGTAAGTTCTGAAGTAATTGCGAGGCTGACGAAGATACAGATACAGAGAGAAGAATCCGTGGAAAATAAATTTAACGCAAAGCCCGCAAAGGTGATGTATGGCAGGGGCGGGGAAGACGCCAAGCCTCAAACTGTTATCAAGGACAGAAAGATAGGCAGGAACGACCCGTGCATCTGCGGAAGCGGCAAGAAATATAAAAAATGCTGCGGTGTCAATGCGTAAAAACCCCTCTATAGACCTCTGCGACGAAATAACAAATATCCTCACATCTGCGCCTGATCTGAACAAGAGCCTGACCTCGGTTATGGTGAAGGCAAAGGCCGCAACAGGGGCTGAAACATGGTCGCTTATGGTCGATGCAGCTTTCAAGAAAATTCCCTTACGCTCCTCCAGGAATATCCAGAAAATAAAATTTGAAACAGGAGCGGGCCTTACCGGGGCTGTTCTTGTGAAAGGCAAACCGGTAATCGTTCAGGATGTATCAAAAGACAAACGTTTTGACAAGCAGGCGGACAAATTCCGCGATGTAAAAATCAGGTCCCTCATATGCGTCCCTTTGAAAATCAAGGACAAGCCGGTCGGTGTTTTGAGGCTGATAAACAAAAGACGCGGCGCCCCCTTTACCCCGGATGACGTGAAGATGCTCATGAATATTTCGTATCATGCGGCCTCAGTGTTAGAGAGGGAATATCTGTATCAAAAGATAGAGGAGATATCCATAACCGACG from the Nitrospirota bacterium genome contains:
- a CDS encoding sensor domain-containing diguanylate cyclase; the encoded protein is MRKNPSIDLCDEITNILTSAPDLNKSLTSVMVKAKAATGAETWSLMVDAAFKKIPLRSSRNIQKIKFETGAGLTGAVLVKGKPVIVQDVSKDKRFDKQADKFRDVKIRSLICVPLKIKDKPVGVLRLINKRRGAPFTPDDVKMLMNISYHAASVLEREYLYQKIEEISITDDLTGLYNIRYLYKSIEVEIERSRRYGSLFSIIFMDIDSLKKVNDRFGHLTGSKVLIETAGIIQINLRKVDVVIRYGGDEFVIILPQTPRDAGFLVAERLRKVIEKNAYLKGEGVPVRITASFGVASFPDDAKSKEELLRIADKAMYRGKFSTKNVVFAAK